In Rhodobacteraceae bacterium LMO-JJ12, a single window of DNA contains:
- the gmk gene encoding guanylate kinase → MKNRRGLLIILSSPSGAGKSTLSKRLRAWDPTIRFSVSATTRTPRPGEVDGQDYHFMSEEAFKRDVNDGNMLEHAHVFGNFYGSPRKPVEAAIDAGEDVLFDIDWQGAALIRNSALAPHTLSIFLLPPSITELHRRLVTRAQDSAEVIEKRMKKSWDEISRWDSYDYVLINDDLERTDSDLKGIVTATRLRRIQQPMLTEHVRKLQTEFEELNP, encoded by the coding sequence ATGAAAAACCGCCGCGGCCTGCTCATCATCCTTAGCTCCCCTTCGGGCGCAGGCAAATCGACCCTGTCCAAACGTTTGCGCGCCTGGGATCCCACGATTCGCTTTTCCGTCTCTGCCACAACCCGCACGCCACGCCCCGGCGAAGTTGACGGCCAAGACTATCATTTCATGTCCGAAGAAGCGTTCAAGCGTGACGTGAACGACGGCAACATGCTTGAACACGCGCATGTTTTCGGCAATTTCTACGGCAGCCCGCGCAAACCGGTCGAGGCCGCCATAGACGCCGGAGAGGACGTTCTTTTTGACATAGACTGGCAGGGCGCCGCTCTGATCCGCAATTCGGCGCTGGCGCCGCATACGCTGTCGATCTTCCTGCTGCCGCCCTCAATCACCGAATTGCATCGTCGCCTCGTCACCCGCGCCCAGGACAGTGCCGAAGTGATTGAAAAGCGGATGAAGAAAAGCTGGGACGAGATCAGCCGCTGGGATAGCTATGACTACGTGCTGATCAACGACGATCTTGAGCGCACAGACAGCGACCTCAAGGGCATCGTCACCGCCACCCGTCTGCGCCGGATCCAGCAACCAATGCTGACCGAACACGTCCGGAAATTACAAACCGAATTCGAGGAGTTGAACCCATGA
- a CDS encoding gamma carbonic anhydrase family protein, translating into MTLYTLDGEAPRCHQDTWVAPDASVIGKVVLEEGASVWFGARARGDTETITIGAGSNVQENCVLHADPGYPLTIGANCTIGHKVMLHGCTIGDGTLIGMGATILNGAKIGKGCLIGAGALITEGKEIPDGSLVMGAPGKVVRQLDEPALASLLASARHYQDNMRRFRAGCAPV; encoded by the coding sequence ATGACACTCTATACACTCGACGGCGAGGCGCCGCGCTGTCACCAGGATACATGGGTGGCGCCGGATGCCAGCGTTATCGGCAAGGTCGTGCTGGAGGAGGGCGCGTCGGTCTGGTTCGGGGCGCGTGCGCGGGGCGATACCGAAACCATCACCATTGGCGCAGGCAGCAACGTTCAGGAAAACTGTGTGCTGCATGCCGACCCCGGCTATCCGCTCACCATCGGGGCGAATTGCACCATCGGCCACAAGGTCATGCTGCATGGATGCACCATCGGCGACGGCACATTGATCGGCATGGGCGCCACGATTCTCAATGGCGCAAAGATCGGCAAGGGCTGTCTGATCGGGGCAGGGGCCCTGATCACCGAAGGCAAGGAGATCCCCGATGGCTCGCTTGTGATGGGCGCGCCGGGCAAGGTAGTGCGCCAACTTGACGAACCGGCCCTGGCATCCTTGCTGGCCAGCGCCCGCCACTATCAGGACAACATGCGCCGCTTCCGCGCCGGGTGCGCGCCGGTATAG